One segment of Carya illinoinensis cultivar Pawnee chromosome 13, C.illinoinensisPawnee_v1, whole genome shotgun sequence DNA contains the following:
- the LOC122291110 gene encoding uncharacterized protein LOC122291110, protein MALNILIVSCCDCCSLGTYESLEHVLAIWDIVAKVWDLAETALGLPRLASRSWWAMVMHWFSFAKKSSQRGVLIGILPYIITWRLWVRHCKARMEEFLEPVESALDILFCSIRSRRAKLIYWFKPAEGWVKINVEGSCRGNPGTCGGGGVIQD, encoded by the exons ATGGCCCTCAACATTTTGATAGTTTCATGCTGTGATTGCTGCTCGCTGGGCACCTATGAGTCACTTGAACATGTGTTGGCTATATGGGATATTGTTGCGAAAGTTTGGGATTTGGCTGAAACGGCTTTGGGTCTTCCCCGTCTAGCATCTCGTTCGTGGTGGGCGATGGTGATGCACTGGTTCTCCTTTGCCAAAAAATCTTCTCAGCGTGGTGTCCTTATTGGTATCCTTCCCTACATTATCACGTGGCGACTTTGGGTGCGACATTGTAAGGCTAGGATGGAGGAGTTTCTTGAACCAGTAGAGAGT GCACTTGATATTCTGTTTTGTAGTATTAGGAGTCGAAGGGCAAAACTGATTTATTGGTTCAAACCAGCTGAGGGGTGGGTCAAGATCAATGTCGAAGGAAGTTGTAGAGGGAATCCTGGGACTTGTGGAGGTGGCGGTGTGATTCAAGACTAG
- the LOC122291224 gene encoding cysteine proteinase inhibitor A-like, translating into MATVGGISEVNEGKQNSLEIDSLARFAVDEHNKKQNTLLEFGKVLNAKQQVVSGTVYYITLEVTDGGRKKVYEAKIWEKPWLNFKELQEFKLIDDAPSGSSA; encoded by the exons ATGGCGACAGTTGGAGGAATTAGCGAAGTTAATGAGGGGAAGCAGAACAGCCTGGAGATTGACAGTCTGGCTCGTTTTGCTGTTGATGAGCACAACAAGAAACAG AATACACTTCTGGAGTTTGGGAAGGTGCTGAATGCGAAACAGCAGGTGGTTTCTGGGACTGTGTACTATATAACACTGGAGGTAACAGATGGCGGAAGGAAGAAAGTTTATGAAGCCAAGATTTGGGAGAAGCCATGGCTGAACTTCAAGGAGTTGCAGGAGTTCAAGCTCATCGATGATGCCCCTTCAGGCTCTAGTGCTTAG
- the LOC122291222 gene encoding cysteine desulfurase 1, chloroplastic: MPSTFLQLCCSAMETLAPKLPSFKVLNPSSSSSSSYCSTTRSSSSLRAGLRRPFSLSISASAVREGDPAVGSVSLGHVTRTDFPILHQEVNGSKLVYLDNAATSQKPTAVLKALQNYYEAYNSNVHRGIHFLSSKATDAYELARKKVAAFINASESTEIVFTRNATEAINLVAYSWGMSTLKPEDEVILTIAEHHSAIVPWQLVAQKTGAVLKFVNLDETESPDIEKLRQMISRKTKIVVVHHVSNVLASVLPIEEIVVWAHDVGAKVLVDACQSVPHMAVNVQDLDADFLVASSHKMCGPTGMGFLYGKRELLSAMPPFLGGGEMISDVFLDHSTYAEPPSRFEAGTPAIGEAIGLGAAIDYLSGIGMQKIHEYELELAKYLYENLLSVPNIRIYGPVPSGNTNRAALCSFNVENIHPTDIATFLDQQHGVAIRSGHHCAQPLHRYLGVNASARASLHFYNTKEDVDDFVRALNDTVSFFNSFK, translated from the exons ATGCCGTCTACTTTTCTGCAACTGTGCTGTTCTGCTATGGAAACCCTTGCTCCTAAGCTTCCATCTTTCAAGGTCCTAAACCCAAGCtcatcctcttcctcctcctacTGCTCTACAACCCGGAGCTCCTCATCTCTCCGGGCCGGGTTACGCAGGCCTTTTTCTCTTTCCATATCGGCTTCAGCGGTCCGAGAAGGCGACCCGGCTGTCGGATCCGTTTCGCTTGGTCACGTCACTCGAACAGATTTCCCCATTCTCCACCAG GAAGTCAATGGCTCAAAACTTGTCTACTTGGACAATGCTGCTACTTCTCAGAAGCCGACTGCTGTGTTGAAAgctttacaaaattattatgaAGCTTACAACTCAAATGTGCACCGTGGGATTCATTTTTTGAG TTCAAAGGCAACAGATGCGTATGAGTTAGCTAGAAAGAAGGTGGCAGCTTTTATCAATGCATCGGAATCTACAGAGATTGTTTTCACGAGGAATGCTACTGAAGCCATCAATCTAGTAGCTTACTCTTGGGGCATGTCAACTTTAAAACCAGAAGATGAG GTAATCCTTACAATTGCTGAACATCACAGCGCCATTGTTCCTTGGCAACTTGTAGCTCAAAAGACTGGTgctgttttaaaatttgtgaaTTTAGATGAAACTGAATCTCCCGATATAGAAAAGCTAAGACAAATGATTTCGAGGAAGACaaaaattgttgttgttcatcatgtctcaAACGTGCTTG CTTCTGTTCTTCCAATTGAAGAGATTGTGGTTTGGGCACATGATGTTGGGGCAAAAGTTCTTGTGGATGCTTGTCAGAGTGTTCCACATATGGCTGTCAATGTCCAGGATCTTGATGCTGACTTTCTTGTTGCTTCTTCTCACAAG ATGTGTGGGCCTACAGGCATGGGATTCTTATATGGTAAGAGAGAGCTCCTGTCGGCCATGCCTCCATTCCTAG GTGGTGGAGAAATGATATCGGATGTATTTCTTGATCATTCCACTTATGCAGAACCTCCGTCCAG ATTTGAGGCTGGAACACCTGCAATTGGGGAAGCAATTGGATTAGGAGCAGCAATTGATTATTTATCAGGAATTGGCATGCAAAAGATACATGAATATGAG ttggAACTGGCTAAATATCTGTATGAGAACCTTCTTTCAGTCCCCAATATTCGCATCTATGGCCCAGTACCTTCAGGAAATACAAACCGTGCTGCTCTCTGCTCTTTCAATGTCGAGAACATTCACCCTACAGATATTGCAACTTTTCTTGACCAACAG CATGGAGTGGCTATCAGATCAGGTCACCATTGTGCTCAACCCCTTCATCGTTATTTAGGAGTCAATGCGAGCGCACGCGCTAGCCTCCACTTCTATAACACTAAAGAGGACGTCGACGATTTTGTCCGGGCACTCAACGACACAGTCAGCTTCTTCAATTCTTTCAAGTAG